The following proteins are co-located in the Sulfitobacter guttiformis genome:
- a CDS encoding Lrp/AsnC family transcriptional regulator, with the protein MAQNTSDLDQFDQAILAKLAEDGRISITDLSKRIGLSKSPTQARLRRLEENRVILGYRAMLNPIRLGLDHVAFVEVRLTDTREAALAAFNAAVLRVPQIEQAHMIAGNFDYLLKVRTRDMNSYRAFLGDTISALPHVASTSTYVAMEAVKEVMLSDGT; encoded by the coding sequence GGCGATTCTTGCAAAGCTGGCCGAGGACGGGCGTATCAGTATTACCGACCTGTCAAAGCGGATTGGATTGTCGAAATCACCGACACAGGCGCGGTTGCGACGGCTGGAAGAAAACCGCGTGATTTTGGGCTATCGTGCGATGCTCAATCCGATCCGTCTGGGGCTGGATCATGTTGCATTTGTCGAGGTGCGCCTGACAGACACCCGCGAGGCGGCACTGGCGGCATTTAACGCTGCTGTTTTACGGGTACCACAGATCGAGCAAGCACATATGATTGCGGGTAATTTCGACTATCTGCTGAAGGTTCGCACGCGTGATATGAACAGCTATCGCGCCTTTTTGGGGGATACGATTTCTGCGCTGCCGCACGTGGCATCCACCTCAACCTACGTCGCGATGGAAGCCGTGAAGGAAGTGATGTTGTCTGACGGTACATAA
- a CDS encoding tetratricopeptide repeat protein, producing MRFLFALAVMVGPAFSTVVSAQECPAAPDVSAEMEGLFAQAQAASDFREGQAASDAMWKVWLRAPDEAAQAVLDRGMAARSSYNFVDAYSEFTRLTEYCPDYAEGWNQRAYIAFLREDYDAALTDLDRALALQPRHVAAQSGRALTLMNLGRIAEARQQMLEAVANNPWLSEKALLAKGAPLGDTGQDI from the coding sequence ATGCGTTTTCTTTTTGCCTTAGCCGTCATGGTCGGCCCCGCCTTTTCCACTGTAGTTTCGGCACAGGAGTGTCCCGCTGCGCCCGATGTAAGTGCGGAGATGGAAGGCTTGTTTGCGCAGGCGCAGGCGGCATCGGATTTCCGCGAGGGGCAGGCAGCGTCGGATGCGATGTGGAAGGTCTGGCTGCGGGCACCTGACGAGGCTGCGCAGGCGGTGCTTGATCGGGGAATGGCCGCGCGCTCAAGCTATAACTTTGTCGATGCTTACAGCGAATTTACGCGTTTGACCGAATATTGCCCCGACTATGCCGAGGGCTGGAACCAGCGGGCCTACATCGCATTTCTGCGCGAGGATTATGACGCAGCGTTGACGGATCTTGATCGTGCATTGGCGCTTCAGCCGCGCCATGTGGCAGCACAATCGGGACGGGCGCTCACGCTGATGAACTTGGGGCGGATCGCGGAGGCGCGCCAACAGATGCTGGAGGCTGTGGCCAATAATCCGTGGCTATCGGAAAAAGCGTTGCTGGCAAAAGGTGCCCCTTTGGGCGACACCGGCCAAGACATTTGA